Proteins from one Microbacterium faecale genomic window:
- a CDS encoding response regulator, protein MTTTVLLVDDHPVVRTGLRAVLAASGSLAIVGEVATGEQAVALAETLRPDVVLCDLRLGDGMDGIEATAALRRLDPPPAVLILTTFDRDAEILGAISAGAAGYLLKDVDPREIIDGIQRAARGETVLAPDLAARVFDGMRRPLPRLTAREVDVLKLLATGAANREIARTLFVTEATVKSHISHIFTKLDVDSRARAIHVAQRTGLI, encoded by the coding sequence ATGACCACCACCGTGCTCCTCGTCGACGACCACCCGGTCGTCCGCACCGGACTACGCGCCGTCCTCGCGGCCAGCGGCTCGCTCGCCATCGTGGGAGAGGTCGCGACCGGAGAACAGGCTGTCGCTCTCGCTGAGACGCTGCGTCCGGACGTCGTGCTCTGCGATCTGCGCCTCGGCGACGGAATGGACGGCATCGAGGCGACGGCCGCGCTCCGTCGACTCGATCCGCCACCCGCCGTGCTCATTCTCACAACGTTCGATCGTGACGCGGAGATCCTCGGTGCGATCTCGGCGGGAGCGGCCGGCTACCTCCTCAAGGACGTCGATCCGCGGGAGATCATCGACGGCATCCAGCGTGCCGCACGCGGCGAGACCGTGCTCGCGCCCGACCTGGCGGCGCGCGTTTTCGATGGTATGCGTCGCCCTCTCCCCCGCCTCACCGCGCGCGAAGTCGACGTGCTGAAGTTGCTGGCGACCGGTGCCGCCAACCGCGAGATCGCGCGCACGCTCTTCGTCACCGAGGCGACCGTCAAGAGCCATATCTCGCACATCTTCACGAAGCTCGACGTCGACAGCCGGGCGCGCGCGATCCACGTAGCGCAGCGCACCGGTCTCATCTGA
- the rsfS gene encoding ribosome silencing factor: MLQTAATAADKMGGENLVALDVSEPMPLADIFFIVTGRSERNVVAISDEIERELLETGHKLLRREGKTGGRWVLCDFGDLVVHVFHAEDREYYALERLWKDCPTVPFELPTRPQASSDFAG, from the coding sequence ATGCTGCAGACTGCCGCGACCGCGGCCGACAAGATGGGCGGCGAGAACCTCGTGGCGCTCGACGTATCCGAGCCGATGCCGCTCGCCGACATCTTCTTCATCGTCACGGGACGGTCCGAGCGCAACGTCGTCGCGATCTCTGACGAGATCGAGCGCGAGCTGCTCGAGACCGGCCACAAGCTGCTTCGCCGCGAGGGGAAGACGGGCGGTCGCTGGGTGCTGTGCGACTTCGGCGACCTCGTCGTGCACGTGTTCCACGCGGAGGACCGCGAGTACTACGCGCTGGAGCGTCTGTGGAAGGACTGCCCGACCGTGCCGTTCGAGCTGCCGACACGCCCGCAGGCCTCGTCCGATTTCGCGGGTTGA
- a CDS encoding ABC transporter ATP-binding protein, with protein MTRSNKEQAAPVESSATAEKQGTRIRLEGVSKDYGHAIRAVSDISLTIEPGEFMTLLGPSGSGKTTTLNLIAGFETLSAGTIALNGEDVGRLPPHRRNLGMLFQNYALFPHMTVAQNVAYPLRERRVAKDEITRRVATVLELVHLVGRDDNYPSQLSGGQQQRVALARAIVFNPKALLLDEPLGALDRNLRSALQTQIRRIHREVGSTFVFVTHDQEEAMNLSDRIALFDNGRIEQVGSPEELYRAPESLFTARFLGDSNVFDVGDSATGRQVRWEEETWTVDPGTVSDHPGVLSRSAIVVRPEDVGIARDISSVPAGANSVSATLRDLEYMGSYRTAMLAVGRAGQPATARIDAFDSTLTLGDEVVAWWKPERQRIVAA; from the coding sequence GTGACCAGGTCGAACAAGGAACAGGCGGCCCCGGTGGAGTCGTCAGCGACGGCAGAAAAGCAGGGGACTCGGATCCGACTGGAGGGCGTCTCCAAGGACTACGGTCACGCCATCCGCGCTGTCTCCGACATTTCTCTCACCATCGAGCCGGGGGAGTTCATGACCCTGCTCGGCCCCAGCGGCTCTGGCAAGACGACGACCCTCAACCTCATCGCCGGCTTCGAAACGCTCAGCGCGGGAACAATCGCCCTCAACGGCGAAGACGTGGGCAGGCTGCCCCCGCATAGGCGCAACCTGGGCATGCTGTTCCAGAACTATGCGCTCTTCCCGCACATGACAGTCGCTCAGAACGTCGCCTACCCGCTGCGCGAGCGCCGGGTGGCCAAGGACGAGATCACTCGCCGAGTCGCTACGGTTCTCGAGTTGGTGCACCTGGTCGGACGCGACGACAACTATCCCTCCCAACTTTCCGGTGGGCAGCAGCAGCGGGTCGCGCTGGCGCGTGCCATCGTCTTCAACCCCAAGGCCCTCCTCCTCGACGAGCCGCTCGGCGCGCTCGACCGCAACCTCCGGAGCGCTCTGCAGACGCAGATACGTCGTATTCACCGCGAGGTCGGATCGACGTTCGTCTTCGTGACGCACGATCAAGAGGAGGCGATGAACCTCTCCGACCGCATCGCACTGTTCGACAACGGTCGAATCGAGCAGGTTGGCTCGCCTGAGGAGCTCTACAGAGCACCAGAGTCGCTGTTCACGGCGAGGTTCCTCGGCGACTCGAACGTGTTCGACGTCGGTGACTCCGCCACCGGCCGACAGGTCAGGTGGGAAGAGGAGACGTGGACCGTCGATCCCGGAACTGTCTCGGATCACCCAGGCGTGCTCTCGCGCAGCGCGATCGTCGTCCGACCGGAAGACGTCGGTATCGCGCGCGACATCAGCTCGGTGCCAGCCGGCGCCAATTCCGTCAGTGCGACCCTTCGTGACCTCGAATACATGGGGTCGTACCGCACCGCGATGCTGGCGGTCGGACGCGCAGGCCAGCCGGCGACGGCGCGGATCGACGCGTTCGATTCCACGCTCACGCTCGGCGATGAAGTCGTCGCGTGGTGGAAACCCGAGCGACAGCGGATCGTCGCCGCCTGA
- a CDS encoding extracellular solute-binding protein yields MSRSKAARVGVSTIALVGILAGCAGAAESSGGDADAAVSITYVGYGGDGQDAQIKAWQKSYTAENPDVTFVNTSPPDVAQVKAQVDANAVQWDVVAVAPYAAEQNCGTLFEHLALDNIDQTNLVEGSVGDCYVANWINTTPLAYRTDAYPEGEGPETIADFFDTEKFPGPRGVVTNLQNGILEYPLIADGVKADELYPLDVDRALDKWDTVRDVTTFAPNVGALQQAVAADQVDMFFLPDSRIVPMLTDGDEITVVWDVAVASLNAFAVPLGSTKKEAVEDFVSSVVEPGPVAKISELLGVAPINSEAKPKLDEFATQVAVFDPEVNPGDTVIQDVPWYAENFNETTITLTDWLAG; encoded by the coding sequence GTGTCAAGATCCAAGGCCGCCCGCGTGGGCGTCAGCACGATCGCACTGGTGGGGATTCTCGCTGGCTGCGCTGGCGCGGCGGAATCATCGGGCGGCGACGCCGATGCGGCCGTCTCCATCACATACGTCGGATACGGCGGCGATGGCCAGGACGCACAGATCAAAGCCTGGCAGAAGTCGTACACGGCCGAGAATCCGGACGTGACCTTCGTCAACACCTCACCGCCTGACGTTGCGCAGGTGAAGGCTCAAGTCGATGCCAACGCGGTCCAGTGGGACGTCGTGGCCGTTGCCCCGTACGCGGCGGAGCAGAACTGCGGAACGCTTTTCGAGCACCTCGCTCTCGACAACATCGATCAGACCAATCTGGTGGAGGGTTCCGTCGGTGACTGCTACGTCGCCAACTGGATCAACACGACGCCGTTGGCGTATCGCACCGATGCCTATCCCGAGGGTGAAGGGCCCGAGACGATCGCCGACTTCTTCGATACGGAGAAGTTCCCCGGCCCCCGCGGTGTCGTGACCAACTTGCAGAACGGGATTCTCGAGTACCCGCTGATCGCTGATGGTGTGAAGGCAGACGAACTGTATCCGCTCGATGTCGACCGTGCGCTCGACAAGTGGGACACGGTCCGCGATGTGACGACATTCGCCCCGAACGTCGGTGCCCTCCAGCAGGCGGTCGCTGCCGATCAGGTCGACATGTTCTTCCTCCCCGACTCTCGAATCGTGCCCATGCTCACTGACGGAGACGAGATCACCGTCGTCTGGGATGTGGCCGTCGCGTCGCTCAACGCGTTCGCGGTTCCGCTGGGCTCCACCAAGAAAGAGGCGGTTGAGGACTTCGTCTCCAGCGTCGTCGAGCCGGGCCCAGTCGCCAAGATCTCCGAACTTCTCGGTGTGGCGCCCATCAACAGCGAAGCCAAGCCGAAGCTCGATGAGTTCGCCACTCAGGTCGCCGTCTTCGATCCCGAGGTCAACCCGGGCGATACCGTGATCCAGGACGTGCCGTGGTACGCGGAGAACTTCAACGAGACGACGATCACGTTGACCGACTGGCTGGCCGGTTGA
- a CDS encoding MMPL family transporter, with the protein MTGSPHTSRFSDRLVSRRGAWIALGASLLALVVLFGIFGGAQAPVRTAHAPADSESSRVSDVLDAFPDSDRQPVLVVATRDDNETLADSDLAELDELLPVLNTHADADPSGPLVSDDGQAAVLVVPIAVGADNTETGATIEAMRSALAEHAPDGLQLQVTGGPAFGADVASAFDGADLTLLVVTIAIVAVLLVLTYRSPVLWLIPLTVIGVADGLAGRVTAAAGSAWGLAFDAGIISVLVFGAGTNYALLLISRYREELQRTGDHRVALATAWRATLPAILASNVTVVLALATLVFAAIPLTRGLGIPAAIGLLIALAAVLLVLPPFLAVCGRRIFWPFVPRPGDARVHGSAWRAGATRVAKRPVASLLAGAALLAVMAAGLFGAQVGLDQIEKFRVPSESAVGLETLSAHFPPGEAQPILIVANSEHADDVTVAAADVDGVVRAHPAGESGDSAVTKIMVTSEYSPGTDASLEQISELRDTVHPIDGADALVGGAVAADLDARGGNERDLGVIAPLVLGVSFLVLVVLLRSLIAPVLLLVVNFVSAVAAIGAGTWLGRVLFGWDALDLQVPILAFLFLVALGIDYTIFLVHRARSEAAVHGTRAAMIDAVAHTGGVITSAGVVLAAVFAALGVLPLVTLGQLGLIVGIGVLVDTLVVRAVIVPATFRLIGDRVWWPSAPRTNARESTDATDPHDAVRA; encoded by the coding sequence ATGACGGGTTCTCCTCACACTTCACGGTTCTCAGATCGGCTGGTCTCGCGCCGCGGCGCTTGGATCGCGCTCGGTGCGTCGCTTCTCGCACTCGTGGTGCTGTTCGGCATCTTCGGTGGAGCCCAGGCGCCGGTTCGCACGGCGCACGCGCCGGCGGATTCGGAGAGCTCGCGTGTCAGCGACGTACTGGATGCTTTCCCCGATTCCGATCGCCAGCCCGTCCTCGTCGTGGCCACTCGCGACGACAACGAAACGCTGGCCGACAGCGACCTCGCCGAGCTGGATGAGCTGCTGCCGGTGCTCAACACACACGCCGACGCGGATCCGAGCGGGCCACTGGTCAGCGACGACGGGCAGGCCGCCGTCCTCGTCGTGCCGATCGCGGTCGGCGCGGACAACACCGAGACCGGCGCCACCATCGAGGCGATGCGGAGTGCGCTCGCCGAGCACGCTCCGGATGGTCTTCAGCTACAGGTCACGGGCGGGCCCGCGTTCGGTGCCGACGTCGCCTCCGCGTTCGACGGCGCCGATCTCACCCTCCTCGTCGTGACGATCGCGATCGTCGCGGTTCTGCTGGTCCTGACCTACCGTTCGCCGGTGCTGTGGCTCATCCCGCTGACCGTCATCGGCGTCGCCGACGGGCTCGCGGGGCGCGTCACCGCCGCAGCGGGCTCCGCGTGGGGCCTGGCGTTCGATGCGGGGATCATCAGCGTGCTCGTCTTCGGCGCGGGCACGAACTACGCACTGCTGCTCATCTCACGCTACCGCGAGGAACTGCAGCGGACGGGAGATCACCGCGTCGCTCTGGCGACGGCCTGGCGGGCGACGCTCCCGGCGATCCTCGCATCGAACGTCACGGTCGTGCTGGCGCTCGCCACACTCGTCTTCGCCGCGATCCCATTGACGCGCGGGCTCGGGATCCCCGCGGCCATCGGACTGCTCATCGCGCTCGCCGCCGTCCTGCTCGTCCTGCCGCCTTTCCTCGCCGTCTGCGGCCGGCGGATCTTCTGGCCGTTCGTTCCTCGACCGGGTGATGCGCGCGTGCACGGCAGCGCGTGGCGCGCCGGTGCGACCCGGGTCGCAAAGCGCCCCGTGGCAAGCCTGCTCGCGGGCGCCGCGCTGCTGGCCGTCATGGCGGCCGGCCTCTTCGGCGCCCAGGTGGGACTCGACCAGATCGAGAAGTTCCGCGTGCCCTCCGAATCCGCCGTCGGACTGGAGACGCTCTCAGCGCACTTTCCGCCGGGCGAGGCCCAGCCGATCCTGATCGTCGCGAACTCGGAGCACGCCGACGACGTCACTGTCGCCGCGGCCGACGTCGACGGCGTCGTGCGTGCCCACCCTGCAGGCGAGTCCGGGGACTCCGCGGTGACGAAGATCATGGTGACGAGCGAATACTCTCCGGGAACGGACGCCAGCCTCGAACAGATCTCGGAACTGCGCGACACCGTGCACCCGATCGACGGCGCGGATGCGCTCGTCGGGGGCGCCGTCGCGGCCGACCTCGACGCGCGAGGAGGAAACGAACGCGATCTGGGCGTCATCGCGCCGCTCGTCCTCGGGGTCAGCTTCCTCGTGCTCGTCGTGCTGTTGCGCTCACTCATCGCTCCCGTGCTGCTCCTCGTGGTCAACTTCGTCAGCGCGGTCGCCGCCATCGGCGCGGGCACATGGCTCGGGCGCGTCCTGTTCGGGTGGGATGCCCTGGACCTGCAGGTTCCGATCCTGGCGTTCCTCTTCCTCGTCGCGCTAGGGATCGACTACACGATTTTCCTCGTGCACCGCGCCCGGAGCGAGGCAGCCGTGCACGGCACGCGAGCGGCGATGATCGACGCGGTCGCGCACACCGGAGGGGTGATCACCAGCGCCGGAGTGGTCCTCGCGGCCGTGTTCGCCGCGCTGGGCGTGCTGCCGCTGGTCACGCTCGGACAGCTCGGCCTCATCGTCGGCATCGGCGTCCTTGTCGACACGCTCGTCGTGCGCGCCGTGATCGTCCCTGCGACCTTCCGCCTCATCGGAGACCGCGTGTGGTGGCCGAGCGCGCCGCGCACGAACGCGAGAGAATCAACAGATGCGACCGATCCACACGACGCTGTCCGAGCCTGA
- a CDS encoding nuclear transport factor 2 family protein, whose amino-acid sequence MLAHSDDTTDRQAIFDLVTRERFCRDQRRFDLMAECFHENAWVRTTWYDGLGGQAYVDSTRELIGETNTRDFSGKHWVFPAFARIEGDRGLVESPAKIFSRYDIDGVEADLHSYCRFFSRTIREEGRWKILSFHVLFEWDELRPVMPGQIPDLDVDLLSTMRPSYRFLGYMQTKNGVKLNHDLLGDDRWDDLVAFHRGEDEWLGGAGAIDHPGNEG is encoded by the coding sequence ATGCTCGCCCACAGTGACGACACCACCGACCGGCAGGCCATCTTCGATCTCGTCACGAGGGAGAGGTTCTGTCGGGATCAGCGCAGGTTCGACCTCATGGCGGAATGCTTCCACGAGAATGCCTGGGTTCGCACGACCTGGTACGACGGCCTCGGCGGGCAGGCCTACGTCGACTCCACCCGTGAGCTGATCGGCGAAACGAATACTCGGGACTTCTCCGGTAAGCACTGGGTATTTCCCGCCTTCGCACGCATCGAAGGCGATCGCGGGCTCGTCGAGAGCCCGGCGAAGATCTTCAGCCGTTACGACATCGACGGCGTCGAGGCAGACCTCCACAGCTACTGCCGCTTCTTCTCGCGAACGATACGCGAGGAGGGGCGGTGGAAGATTCTGAGTTTTCACGTCCTCTTCGAGTGGGACGAACTGCGCCCGGTCATGCCCGGCCAGATTCCGGATCTTGACGTGGACCTTCTCTCGACGATGCGCCCGTCGTACCGGTTCCTCGGCTATATGCAGACGAAGAACGGCGTGAAGCTCAACCATGACCTGCTCGGAGACGATCGCTGGGATGATCTTGTCGCGTTTCACCGGGGTGAAGATGAATGGCTGGGTGGCGCCGGAGCGATCGACCACCCCGGTAACGAGGGCTAA
- a CDS encoding ABC transporter permease, with the protein MTTTARPRHGLRPSWLLLIPGLALLAVVLLLPLFQSLLRSFGTPEFTLEHYTSLFTDGVTLTILLRTATTAVVVTLVTFVLGFPYAYLMARVSPRVRGVLLVIVLVPFWTSVMARNFAWVIILQRGGPVQSIFEFFGIQDVVFYGDVVGVTIAMSQVMLPFMVLPLYSVLGSIDRRLLLAARGLGSSPLVAFWKIYWPLARGGVVSGIILVFTLSIGFYVTPALLGSPQESLLAQLLATRTTQLLDFAGAGALGMLVLVVTLVLVAWANRFGGTISAVGVVSTSQRKDDS; encoded by the coding sequence ATGACGACGACGGCACGCCCGAGGCACGGGCTTCGCCCCAGCTGGCTCCTGCTGATCCCCGGGCTCGCACTGCTCGCAGTGGTGCTCCTATTGCCGCTCTTCCAGAGTCTGCTGCGCAGTTTCGGCACGCCAGAGTTCACCCTCGAGCACTACACGAGCCTCTTCACCGACGGCGTGACGCTCACGATTCTCCTTCGGACGGCGACGACGGCGGTCGTCGTGACGCTCGTGACTTTCGTGCTCGGATTTCCCTACGCCTACCTGATGGCGCGAGTGAGCCCCCGGGTGCGCGGGGTCTTGCTGGTCATCGTGCTTGTTCCGTTCTGGACCTCCGTCATGGCCCGCAACTTCGCCTGGGTCATCATCTTGCAGCGGGGCGGCCCGGTGCAGAGCATCTTCGAGTTCTTCGGGATACAGGACGTTGTGTTCTACGGGGACGTGGTCGGCGTCACGATCGCCATGAGTCAGGTGATGCTTCCGTTTATGGTGCTTCCGCTCTACAGCGTCCTCGGATCCATCGACCGGCGGCTCCTGCTCGCTGCGAGGGGGCTCGGATCGTCGCCCCTGGTGGCCTTTTGGAAGATCTATTGGCCGCTCGCGCGCGGCGGCGTCGTTTCCGGCATCATTCTCGTCTTCACACTGAGCATCGGCTTCTACGTGACCCCGGCACTGCTCGGTTCTCCGCAGGAATCACTCCTCGCGCAGCTGCTCGCCACCCGCACCACGCAGCTCCTCGACTTCGCTGGCGCTGGCGCGCTCGGCATGCTCGTGCTCGTCGTCACGCTTGTGCTCGTGGCCTGGGCGAATCGGTTCGGCGGCACCATCTCTGCGGTCGGTGTCGTCTCCACGTCGCAGAGGAAGGACGACTCATGA
- a CDS encoding FUSC family protein, giving the protein MPFLAPWVALLTVYPTVYQSLLRGAQSTVASWAGVGLSFVIGSYLGVGLWTFALAIFVGLVASRIPWIRHEGVAIATTGIFILGDGFTEQQPVLLDRIIEVAVGAGVGLVVNLLLIPPLRDQQAARYVDDINLRMGKVLINMADELGSSWDTHEAEVWAEEIESMGTDLSRAWQSVRSAHKSRRVNLRLHLRGPIRGGEKDGNTDYDEILGRVDEGISHLRHLARTLREATYSEGEWDTRFREQWVEIVRDAGRAIADPDTEVESISDRLVGLSADLSDDEDLPQRSWPLYGSLITSMRLIALVVDDVASAREARESK; this is encoded by the coding sequence ATGCCGTTCCTGGCGCCGTGGGTGGCGCTGCTGACCGTTTACCCCACGGTCTATCAATCCCTGCTGCGCGGCGCACAGTCGACCGTAGCTTCATGGGCCGGCGTCGGGTTGTCGTTCGTGATCGGCAGTTATCTGGGCGTTGGGCTATGGACGTTCGCCCTCGCCATTTTCGTGGGGCTGGTCGCGTCCAGAATCCCCTGGATCCGCCACGAAGGGGTAGCAATCGCCACCACGGGCATCTTCATTCTGGGCGACGGCTTCACGGAGCAACAGCCGGTTCTGCTCGACCGCATCATCGAAGTCGCCGTTGGAGCCGGTGTGGGGCTGGTGGTCAATCTCCTCCTCATCCCTCCGCTACGAGATCAGCAAGCCGCCCGCTATGTCGACGACATCAATCTGCGCATGGGCAAGGTCCTCATCAACATGGCGGACGAACTCGGGTCGTCGTGGGACACCCACGAGGCGGAGGTCTGGGCAGAGGAGATTGAATCAATGGGCACGGACCTCAGTCGTGCATGGCAGTCCGTGCGCAGCGCGCATAAGAGCCGCAGGGTCAACCTTCGGCTGCATCTGCGTGGCCCGATCCGCGGCGGTGAGAAGGACGGAAACACCGACTATGACGAGATCCTGGGCCGCGTGGACGAAGGCATCTCCCACCTGAGGCATCTTGCCCGGACCCTGCGGGAAGCGACGTACTCGGAGGGGGAATGGGATACGCGCTTCCGTGAACAGTGGGTGGAGATCGTGCGCGACGCGGGCCGCGCCATTGCCGACCCGGATACCGAGGTCGAATCGATCAGCGACCGCCTCGTCGGCCTCTCCGCGGACCTGTCGGATGATGAGGATCTGCCCCAGCGGTCATGGCCGCTCTACGGATCACTCATCACGAGCATGCGTCTCATCGCACTTGTGGTCGATGATGTCGCTTCCGCACGGGAAGCGCGCGAGAGCAAATGA
- a CDS encoding sensor histidine kinase codes for MRPIHTTLSEPEPLGRTGAGATARAMEWGQHAMAVLLTVVGVVRASGDGVPLPIAALVGAAVLAWHTAGALLPSTSGARRRVVWWLLGFATIWVIAVAVSAEFVWLAFLLWLLAGHLLPLRGGLVFSGLVLAVAIAALIVHHGATSYANVLGPLIGGVFAFGISRGYLQLLRDAAERERLVASLTRAQEEAAALQDELVLAQRHSGAVAERTRIARDIHDSIAQALSSIRLLAHAASSQTSDAAASETLRRLESLAGDSLTDVRRIVAALTPAALEDEALADALGRMLDRVRDETGIRTELRIDETVPSLPPDVEVALLRTAQSALANVRQHSAASRVVMSLIDADDTVRLDIIDDGDGFDPTSWDARPPTPESSFGLIFMRDRLRELAGGLDVESARGDGTAISAHLPLRASAAPDDAAQEQRP; via the coding sequence ATGCGACCGATCCACACGACGCTGTCCGAGCCTGAACCGCTCGGACGCACGGGGGCGGGCGCGACCGCGCGGGCGATGGAGTGGGGGCAGCACGCCATGGCCGTGCTCCTCACCGTCGTCGGCGTCGTCAGGGCGAGCGGAGATGGCGTCCCGTTGCCGATCGCGGCACTCGTCGGCGCGGCTGTGCTCGCGTGGCACACGGCAGGTGCACTCCTGCCGTCGACGAGCGGAGCGCGCCGACGTGTCGTGTGGTGGCTCCTCGGCTTCGCCACGATCTGGGTCATCGCTGTGGCCGTCTCGGCCGAGTTCGTGTGGCTCGCATTCCTGCTGTGGCTACTCGCGGGTCATCTGCTGCCGCTGCGCGGGGGCCTCGTCTTCTCGGGGCTCGTGCTCGCCGTCGCGATCGCGGCACTGATCGTGCACCATGGCGCGACAAGCTACGCGAACGTGCTCGGCCCGCTGATCGGCGGCGTCTTCGCCTTCGGCATCTCACGCGGGTACCTGCAACTCCTCCGGGACGCGGCGGAACGCGAACGCCTCGTCGCATCGCTCACCCGAGCACAGGAGGAGGCCGCGGCGCTCCAGGACGAGCTCGTGCTGGCCCAACGGCACTCCGGCGCGGTCGCCGAGCGCACGCGCATCGCACGCGACATTCACGATTCGATCGCCCAGGCGCTGTCCTCCATCCGCCTCCTCGCGCACGCCGCGTCGAGCCAGACATCCGATGCCGCGGCATCGGAGACGCTGAGGAGGCTCGAGTCCCTCGCGGGCGACAGCCTGACGGACGTGCGACGAATCGTCGCGGCATTGACGCCCGCGGCGCTGGAGGATGAGGCTCTGGCCGATGCCCTCGGGCGTATGCTCGACCGCGTGCGGGACGAAACGGGGATCCGCACCGAGCTGCGCATCGACGAGACCGTGCCGTCGCTGCCGCCCGACGTCGAGGTCGCGCTGCTGCGTACCGCCCAGTCCGCGCTCGCGAACGTCCGACAGCATTCCGCCGCGAGCCGCGTGGTCATGAGCCTCATCGACGCCGACGACACCGTCCGGCTGGACATCATCGACGACGGTGACGGTTTCGATCCCACTTCCTGGGACGCGCGTCCCCCGACGCCCGAATCGAGCTTCGGGCTGATCTTCATGCGGGACCGGCTGCGCGAGCTCGCGGGCGGCCTCGACGTCGAGTCGGCGCGCGGAGACGGAACCGCGATCTCGGCACACCTCCCGCTCCGCGCCTCCGCCGCGCCCGACGACGCCGCCCAGGAGCAGAGGCCATGA
- a CDS encoding cupin domain-containing protein, which produces MAEETTIVDLSAATDELLASAADSRAGRATRVFRAAPGGQLSQVMMALMAGRDLSEHDNPGEAMLHVLRGRVRMTAGADSWELGAGTHMVIPQHRHSVVALEDAAFLLTVVRGSR; this is translated from the coding sequence GTGGCTGAGGAGACGACGATCGTCGACCTGTCCGCAGCGACTGACGAACTCCTCGCGTCGGCCGCAGACTCCCGGGCGGGTCGCGCGACGCGAGTGTTCCGTGCTGCGCCCGGCGGCCAGCTCTCACAGGTGATGATGGCGTTGATGGCGGGCAGGGATCTGTCGGAGCATGACAACCCGGGCGAGGCCATGCTGCACGTGCTGCGCGGCCGGGTGAGGATGACGGCGGGAGCCGACTCGTGGGAGCTGGGTGCCGGCACGCACATGGTGATCCCGCAGCACCGGCACAGCGTGGTGGCTCTGGAGGACGCGGCGTTTCTGCTGACCGTCGTCCGCGGGTCGCGGTGA
- a CDS encoding ABC transporter permease has product MTTSPELRDEALVEARPRRRDRGVDPIPWWLTTIGVIVALYFILPTLIVIPLSFSARTDFVFPPEGFSLQWYETFFTDPRWLSSLGNSVLVAVFAALVATVVGTAAAVALNRLTSKFAGFLRTLLMISLVTPTIVVAVAVYISFLQWHLTGSAFGYVLAHATLGVPFVLVAVTSSLGGFDQTLLRASASLGASPLRSFIRVTMPLISRGVISGAIFAFVTSFDEVVIALFLRSPTFQTLPVQMYNAVTHELDPTISAASTLVVVVVTIIVLVPQLIGTRRKSR; this is encoded by the coding sequence ATGACGACGTCACCGGAACTCCGCGACGAGGCGCTGGTCGAGGCACGCCCGCGGCGGCGCGACCGCGGAGTCGATCCGATCCCGTGGTGGCTGACCACGATCGGGGTGATCGTTGCGCTCTACTTCATCCTTCCCACGCTCATCGTGATCCCGTTGAGCTTCAGCGCCAGGACCGACTTCGTCTTCCCTCCCGAGGGATTCTCACTCCAGTGGTACGAGACCTTCTTCACGGACCCCCGCTGGTTGAGTTCCCTCGGGAACTCGGTGCTGGTGGCGGTGTTCGCCGCGCTCGTCGCGACAGTCGTGGGCACCGCGGCGGCAGTCGCGCTGAATCGTCTGACGAGCAAGTTCGCCGGGTTTCTGCGCACCCTGCTCATGATCTCGTTGGTGACCCCGACCATCGTGGTCGCAGTCGCCGTGTACATCTCGTTTCTGCAGTGGCACCTCACCGGCAGTGCGTTCGGCTATGTGCTCGCCCATGCCACGCTCGGAGTGCCGTTCGTGCTCGTGGCGGTGACGAGCTCGCTCGGCGGCTTCGATCAGACGCTGCTGCGCGCTTCGGCATCGCTCGGCGCCTCTCCGCTGCGTTCATTCATCCGGGTCACCATGCCTCTCATCAGCCGGGGCGTGATCAGTGGCGCGATCTTCGCTTTCGTGACCTCCTTCGACGAGGTGGTCATCGCCCTGTTCTTGCGATCGCCCACGTTTCAGACGCTCCCTGTGCAGATGTACAACGCGGTGACGCACGAGCTCGACCCCACGATCTCAGCGGCATCGACGCTCGTCGTCGTCGTCGTGACCATCATCGTCTTAGTCCCGCAACTGATCGGTACCCGCAGGAAGTCCCGTTAG